Proteins from one Bacteroidota bacterium genomic window:
- a CDS encoding SRPBCC family protein, with protein MSNVVTTDHISLPFPVAQVYATLMDVPAYPEWFPPSLSFEIERHVPDGPGSRFGMKTQPVSWKVEVLEVEPLQRIHMRYYDGPWTGTATWRLEANGDRTELYYDVNLKTQGMMMTMLSKMMDLNEFNSNQMQKVFAGLQQYLGRQ; from the coding sequence CATATCAGCCTCCCTTTTCCCGTAGCGCAGGTATATGCTACCCTGATGGACGTACCGGCCTACCCCGAGTGGTTTCCACCCAGCCTGTCTTTTGAGATTGAGCGGCATGTGCCCGATGGCCCCGGCAGCCGCTTTGGCATGAAAACACAGCCCGTAAGCTGGAAGGTGGAGGTGCTGGAGGTGGAGCCGCTACAGCGGATACACATGCGCTACTACGATGGCCCCTGGACCGGCACGGCCACCTGGCGCCTGGAGGCAAATGGAGACCGAACGGAGCTGTACTACGATGTAAACCTGAAAACACAGGGCATGATGATGACCATGCTGAGCAAGATGATGGACTTGAATGAGTTTAACAGCAACCAGATGCAGAAAGTGTTTGCAGGCCTGCAGCAGTACCTGGGCCGGCAGTAG